A single genomic interval of Cupriavidus sp. MP-37 harbors:
- a CDS encoding alpha/beta fold hydrolase, producing MTIKETSQSEFITVRGLRYHVRHWGTPGAPKLFMLHGWMDVAASFQFLVDHLRGDWHVIAPDWRGFGETDWPTRYPGTQSYWFADYIADLEALLDHYAPAGQVDLVGHSMGANVICLYAGIRPQRVRRVVDLEGFGMTATRPEHAPKRYARWLDEVRAGAELKTYDSLDGVAARLQKTNPRLPDERAAFLAAHWSRRNAQGRWEILGDPAHKLVNPMLYRLDEVMAVWEQVTAPVLHVEARDSETLRHIAHKQSVDEFKQRFRAFRDFREAVVEDAGHMLHHDQPAAVAELVEAFCAGA from the coding sequence ATGACAATCAAGGAAACCTCGCAGTCTGAATTTATCACGGTGCGCGGGCTGCGCTACCACGTGCGCCACTGGGGCACCCCGGGCGCGCCCAAGCTGTTCATGCTGCATGGGTGGATGGACGTGGCCGCGTCGTTCCAGTTCCTGGTCGACCACCTGCGTGGCGACTGGCACGTGATCGCGCCCGACTGGCGCGGCTTTGGCGAGACCGACTGGCCCACGCGCTATCCCGGCACGCAGTCGTACTGGTTCGCCGACTATATCGCCGACCTGGAGGCGCTGCTCGACCACTATGCGCCCGCGGGCCAGGTCGACCTGGTCGGCCACAGCATGGGCGCCAACGTGATCTGCCTGTACGCCGGCATCCGCCCGCAGCGCGTGCGCCGCGTGGTGGACCTGGAGGGTTTCGGCATGACCGCGACGCGGCCGGAACATGCGCCCAAACGCTACGCGCGCTGGCTCGACGAAGTGCGCGCGGGAGCCGAGCTGAAGACCTATGACAGCCTCGACGGCGTGGCCGCGCGCCTGCAGAAGACCAACCCGCGCCTGCCGGACGAGCGCGCCGCCTTCCTGGCCGCGCACTGGTCGCGCCGCAACGCGCAAGGCCGCTGGGAGATCCTTGGCGATCCCGCGCACAAGCTGGTCAACCCGATGCTGTACCGGCTCGATGAAGTGATGGCGGTGTGGGAGCAGGTCACCGCGCCGGTGCTGCACGTCGAAGCGCGCGATTCGGAGACGCTGCGCCATATTGCCCACAAGCAGTCCGTCGACGAATTCAAGCAGCGCTTCCGCGCCTTTCGCGACTTCCGCGAGGCGGTGGTGGAGGACGCCGGCCACATGCTGCACCACGACCAGCCCGCCGCCGTGGCGGAACTGGTGGAAGCGTTCTGCGCTGGCGCGTGA
- a CDS encoding acyl-CoA synthetase, translated as MTAAALPASRRDDYRALYEAFRWEIPPQFNIAEACCGRWARDPATMDRVAVYTEHEDGRRNAHSFAYLQAEANRLSAALRALGVARGERVAIVMPQRIETVIAHMAIYQLGAIAMPLSMLFGPEALAYRIAHSEASVAIADETSIDNLLAARPECPTLATVIAAGDARGRGDHDWDLLLAAQLPSFVAEQTKADEAAVLIYTSGTTGPPKGALIPHRALIGNLTGFVCSQNWYPQDDDVFWSPADWAWTGGLWDALMPALYFGKPIVGYQGRFSAERAFELLERYAVTNTFLFPTALKQMMKACAEPRRHYDIRLRALMSAGEAVGETVFGWCRDALGVLVNEMFGQTEINYIVGNCTAQNDDERLGWPARPGSMGRPYPGHRVQVIDDEGRPCPPGEDGEVAVCATDSAGHPDPVFFLGYWKNEAATAAKYTERDGLRWCRTGDLARVDADGYLWYQGRADDVFKSSGYRIGPSEIENCLLKHPAVSNCAVVPSPDPERGAVVKAFVVLTPSVARSFDGDAALVAELQAHVRGQLAPYEYPKAIEFIDQLPMTTTGKIQRRVLRLLEEERAARRA; from the coding sequence ATGACCGCTGCTGCCTTGCCGGCAAGCCGGCGCGACGACTACCGCGCCCTGTACGAAGCCTTCCGCTGGGAGATTCCGCCGCAATTCAATATCGCCGAAGCGTGCTGCGGGCGCTGGGCGCGCGATCCGGCCACCATGGACCGCGTCGCGGTCTATACCGAGCACGAGGACGGCCGCCGCAACGCGCACAGCTTTGCCTACCTCCAGGCCGAGGCCAACCGCTTGTCGGCGGCGCTGCGCGCGCTGGGCGTGGCGCGCGGCGAGCGCGTGGCGATCGTGATGCCGCAGCGCATCGAGACCGTGATCGCGCATATGGCGATCTACCAGCTCGGCGCCATCGCCATGCCGCTGTCGATGCTGTTCGGGCCCGAGGCGCTGGCCTACCGCATCGCGCACAGCGAAGCCAGCGTCGCGATCGCCGACGAGACCTCGATCGACAACCTGCTGGCGGCGCGCCCGGAATGCCCGACGCTGGCCACCGTGATCGCCGCCGGCGACGCCCGCGGCCGCGGCGACCATGACTGGGACCTGCTGCTCGCGGCGCAGCTGCCCAGCTTCGTCGCCGAGCAGACCAAGGCCGACGAAGCCGCGGTGCTGATCTACACCAGCGGCACCACCGGCCCGCCCAAGGGCGCGCTGATCCCGCACCGCGCGCTGATCGGCAACCTGACCGGCTTTGTGTGCTCGCAGAACTGGTATCCGCAGGACGACGATGTGTTCTGGAGCCCGGCCGACTGGGCCTGGACCGGCGGGCTGTGGGACGCGCTGATGCCGGCGCTGTATTTCGGCAAGCCGATCGTCGGCTACCAGGGCCGCTTCTCCGCCGAGCGCGCGTTCGAGCTGCTGGAGCGCTATGCCGTCACCAACACCTTCCTGTTCCCGACCGCGCTCAAGCAGATGATGAAGGCCTGCGCCGAGCCGCGCCGGCATTACGACATCCGGCTGCGCGCGCTGATGAGCGCGGGCGAGGCCGTGGGCGAGACCGTGTTCGGCTGGTGCCGCGACGCGCTCGGCGTGCTCGTCAACGAGATGTTCGGCCAGACCGAAATCAATTACATCGTCGGCAACTGCACCGCGCAGAACGACGACGAACGGCTGGGCTGGCCGGCCCGGCCGGGTTCGATGGGACGTCCCTACCCCGGCCACCGCGTGCAGGTGATCGACGACGAAGGCCGCCCCTGTCCGCCGGGCGAGGACGGCGAGGTGGCGGTGTGCGCCACCGACAGCGCCGGACATCCGGATCCGGTGTTCTTCCTGGGCTACTGGAAGAACGAGGCCGCCACCGCGGCCAAGTACACCGAGCGCGACGGCCTGCGCTGGTGCCGTACCGGCGACCTCGCGCGCGTCGATGCCGACGGCTACCTGTGGTACCAGGGGCGCGCCGACGATGTGTTCAAGTCGTCGGGCTACCGCATCGGGCCCAGCGAAATCGAGAACTGCCTGCTCAAGCATCCGGCGGTATCCAACTGCGCCGTGGTGCCGTCGCCGGATCCGGAGCGCGGCGCGGTGGTCAAGGCCTTCGTGGTGCTGACCCCGTCGGTGGCGCGCTCGTTCGACGGCGACGCGGCGCTGGTCGCGGAACTGCAGGCCCATGTGCGCGGGCAGCTGGCGCCGTACGAGTACCCGAAGGCGATCGAGTTCATCGACCAGCTGCCGATGACGACGACCGGGAAGATCCAGCGGCGGGTGTTGCGGCTGCTGGAGGAGGAGCGCGCCGCCAGGCGCGCCTAG
- a CDS encoding LysR family transcriptional regulator: MDSLSGFAVFVQVAETRSFVAAGRLLGVSASAVGKSVARLEERLGVRLFHRSTRSVTLTAEGVLFLERSRRVLAEIEAAELELAQATAAPRGRLRVSLPLVSSLVLPVLGDFMRAYPDIELDLDFTDQLVDVIEDGFDAVVRTGEPADSRLSARRLGAFQAVLVASPEYLAQRGAPRVPADLAGHACLHYRFPHTGKLEAWPLRRAPGEPELAPPTSMICNNIETRLCFALRGLGIACLPDFAIREQLADGSLCQVLAGHVGPPKAFHVLWPASRHASPKVRALVDFLCARVFPADEAHA; this comes from the coding sequence ATGGACAGCCTCAGTGGCTTCGCGGTGTTTGTGCAGGTGGCCGAGACCCGCAGTTTTGTCGCGGCGGGGCGCCTGCTGGGGGTGTCGGCTTCCGCCGTCGGCAAGAGCGTGGCGCGGCTGGAAGAACGGCTTGGCGTGCGGCTGTTCCACCGCAGCACGCGCAGCGTCACGCTGACCGCTGAAGGCGTGCTGTTCCTGGAGCGCAGCCGCCGCGTGCTGGCGGAGATCGAAGCGGCGGAGCTGGAACTGGCCCAGGCCACCGCGGCGCCGCGCGGCCGCCTGCGCGTAAGCCTGCCGCTGGTCAGTTCACTGGTCTTGCCCGTGCTGGGCGATTTCATGCGCGCGTATCCGGACATCGAGCTGGACCTGGATTTCACGGACCAACTGGTCGATGTGATCGAGGACGGCTTCGATGCGGTGGTCCGCACCGGCGAGCCCGCGGACTCGCGCCTGTCGGCACGCAGGCTGGGTGCTTTCCAGGCGGTGTTGGTGGCATCGCCCGAATACCTGGCGCAGCGTGGCGCGCCCAGGGTCCCTGCCGACCTGGCCGGCCATGCCTGCCTGCATTACCGCTTTCCCCACACCGGCAAGCTCGAAGCATGGCCGCTGCGGCGCGCGCCGGGCGAGCCCGAGCTGGCGCCGCCGACATCGATGATCTGCAACAACATCGAGACGCGTCTGTGTTTTGCGCTGCGCGGCCTGGGCATTGCCTGCCTGCCGGATTTCGCTATCCGGGAGCAGCTGGCCGACGGCAGCCTGTGCCAGGTACTGGCCGGCCATGTCGGGCCGCCCAAGGCCTTCCACGTGCTCTGGCCGGCGAGCCGGCATGCCTCGCCCAAGGTACGGGCGCTGGTCGACTTCCTCTGCGCGCGGGTGTTTCCCGCCGACGAGGCGCACGCCTAG
- a CDS encoding MFS transporter: MTTATNSLANHAQPDTQPARLPLPALLALAVAGFITVLTEALPAGLLPQIGAGLSVSEPLAGQLVTIYALGSLVAAMPLTAATQGLRRRPLLVLAIAGFAVANAVTAWSGDYVVTMAARLLAGVSAGLLWALLAGYAARMVPDHLKGRAIAVAMVGIPLALSLGVPSGTFLGAIIGWRASFGIISVMTLGLIAWVLATVPDFAGQPVGQRLPLARVFTLPGVRPVLFVTLAFVLAHNILYTYIAPYLRAANAGARLDLVLFVFGVASLAGIWITGVLIDKWLRALTLASTLLFGLSVLALAASGAHPAVVYGAAGIWGLGFGGVSTLFQTALAKTAGNSADVAQSMLVTAWNIAIAGGGVIGGLLLDGFGSGAFPPVLAALLAATWLAAWSARQHGFPPRR, translated from the coding sequence ATGACCACCGCCACCAACTCGCTTGCGAACCATGCACAGCCGGACACGCAGCCTGCGCGGCTACCTCTTCCGGCACTGCTTGCGCTCGCCGTCGCCGGCTTCATCACCGTGCTGACCGAAGCCTTGCCGGCAGGGCTGCTGCCCCAGATCGGCGCGGGCCTCTCAGTCTCCGAGCCGCTTGCCGGCCAGCTGGTCACCATCTACGCCCTCGGCTCGCTGGTGGCCGCCATGCCGCTGACGGCGGCCACGCAGGGCCTGCGGCGCCGGCCGCTGCTGGTGCTGGCGATTGCGGGATTTGCTGTCGCCAATGCCGTGACGGCCTGGTCCGGCGACTATGTCGTGACGATGGCGGCGCGCTTGCTCGCTGGCGTTTCGGCGGGTCTGCTGTGGGCCCTGCTGGCCGGCTATGCCGCACGCATGGTGCCCGATCACCTCAAGGGCCGTGCCATTGCGGTCGCGATGGTGGGCATCCCCCTGGCCCTGTCGCTGGGCGTGCCGTCCGGAACCTTCCTCGGTGCCATCATCGGCTGGCGGGCGAGCTTCGGCATCATCAGCGTGATGACGCTGGGCCTGATTGCCTGGGTGCTGGCGACCGTACCGGACTTTGCCGGCCAGCCCGTCGGCCAGCGGCTGCCGCTGGCGCGCGTCTTTACCTTGCCGGGCGTGCGCCCCGTGCTGTTCGTGACGCTTGCCTTCGTGCTCGCGCACAACATCCTCTACACCTATATCGCGCCGTACCTGCGCGCGGCAAACGCCGGGGCACGACTGGATCTGGTCCTGTTCGTGTTCGGCGTGGCCTCGCTCGCCGGCATCTGGATCACCGGCGTGCTGATCGACAAGTGGCTGCGGGCGCTGACGCTGGCCAGCACGCTGCTGTTCGGGCTCTCGGTGCTGGCGCTTGCGGCCAGTGGCGCGCACCCCGCGGTGGTCTATGGCGCCGCCGGGATCTGGGGCCTGGGCTTCGGCGGCGTTTCCACGCTGTTCCAGACGGCACTGGCAAAGACCGCCGGCAATTCCGCCGACGTGGCGCAGTCGATGCTGGTCACGGCCTGGAACATCGCGATCGCCGGCGGCGGCGTCATCGGCGGGCTGCTGCTCGATGGCTTCGGCAGCGGCGCATTCCCGCCCGTGCTGGCGGCCCTGCTCGCGGCCACATGGCTGGCGGCATGGTCGGCGCGCCAGCATGGTTTCCCGCCGCGCCGCTGA
- a CDS encoding ferritin-like domain-containing protein yields the protein MAADPDFTPMPEKTPDAAPPDLSPAPRQQALAVLCLTDPRDKAVAARALYRHVMTLPDDALGAGEAILAAAAHAIPGRPARPLLVAPQHVERRRSLQTPAGRAAMIHALCHIEFNAINLALDAAWRFAGMPPAYYRDWLRVADEEAYHFTLLADHLGTLGAAYGDFPAHDSLWEMTDKTAGDVLARMALVPRTLEARGLDASPPVRARLAGAGDHAAAAIIDIILRDEVGHVAIGNHWYRWLCAQRGLDPVATYAQLAEQYRAPRLRGPFNLEARRAAGFDEDELAWLEASAG from the coding sequence ATGGCGGCAGACCCGGATTTTACGCCCATGCCAGAAAAAACACCCGACGCCGCGCCGCCTGACCTGTCCCCGGCGCCACGCCAGCAGGCGCTGGCGGTGCTGTGCCTGACAGATCCGCGCGACAAGGCCGTGGCGGCGCGCGCACTTTATCGGCACGTGATGACGTTGCCCGATGATGCTCTCGGCGCCGGCGAGGCCATCCTGGCCGCGGCCGCCCATGCCATCCCCGGCCGGCCGGCGCGGCCGCTGCTGGTCGCGCCCCAGCACGTCGAGCGGCGCCGCTCGCTGCAGACCCCGGCCGGGCGCGCCGCGATGATCCACGCGCTGTGCCATATCGAGTTCAATGCCATCAACCTGGCACTGGACGCGGCCTGGCGCTTTGCCGGCATGCCGCCCGCGTACTACCGCGACTGGCTGCGCGTGGCCGACGAAGAGGCGTACCACTTCACGCTGCTGGCCGACCACCTCGGCACGCTCGGCGCCGCCTACGGCGACTTCCCGGCCCACGACAGCCTGTGGGAGATGACCGACAAGACCGCCGGCGACGTGCTCGCGCGCATGGCGCTGGTGCCGCGCACGCTCGAGGCGCGCGGGCTCGATGCCTCGCCGCCGGTGCGCGCGCGGCTGGCCGGCGCCGGCGACCATGCCGCTGCGGCGATCATCGACATCATCCTGCGCGACGAGGTGGGCCACGTCGCCATCGGCAACCACTGGTACCGCTGGCTGTGCGCGCAGCGCGGGCTCGATCCCGTCGCCACTTATGCGCAACTGGCCGAACAGTACCGCGCGCCCAGGCTGCGCGGGCCGTTCAACCTCGAGGCGCGGCGCGCCGCCGGCTTCGACGAGGATGAGCTGGCGTGGCTGGAGGCATCGGCGGGCTAG
- a CDS encoding gamma carbonic anhydrase family protein, giving the protein MALYQLGDVTPSIDSDAYVAPEATIIGNVTLKSRASAWPGVVIRGDNEPIVVGADTNIQEGSVLHTDPGCPLTLGDKVSIGHQAMLHGCTVGEGSLIGIQAVVLNRAVIGKECLVGAGAVVTEGKVFPDRSLILGAPAKVVRQLTDADVANLYRNAETYATRQALYKQQLKRIG; this is encoded by the coding sequence ATGGCGCTTTACCAGCTCGGCGACGTCACGCCCAGTATCGACAGCGATGCCTACGTGGCCCCGGAAGCCACCATCATCGGCAACGTGACCCTCAAGTCCCGCGCCAGTGCCTGGCCCGGTGTCGTGATCCGCGGCGACAACGAGCCGATCGTGGTCGGCGCGGATACCAATATCCAGGAGGGCTCGGTGCTGCATACCGACCCGGGCTGCCCGCTGACGCTGGGCGACAAGGTTTCGATCGGCCACCAGGCCATGCTGCACGGCTGCACCGTGGGCGAAGGCTCGCTGATCGGGATCCAGGCCGTGGTGCTCAACCGCGCCGTGATCGGCAAGGAATGCCTGGTCGGCGCCGGCGCCGTGGTGACGGAGGGCAAGGTCTTTCCGGACCGCTCGCTGATCCTGGGCGCACCGGCCAAGGTGGTGCGCCAGCTGACCGATGCCGACGTCGCCAACCTGTACCGCAACGCCGAAACCTACGCCACGCGGCAGGCCCTGTACAAGCAACAGCTCAAGCGGATCGGCTGA
- a CDS encoding Hsp33 family molecular chaperone HslO has protein sequence MTDTTTPDTLQKFLFDAAPVRGELVRMEATWQEVLGRHNYPAPVRRLLGEMMAAAALLSANLKFNGALVMQLHGDGPVRMLVVECLSDLSMRATAKLAEDAQLADDATLAQMVNAHGHGRFAITLDPKDKLPGQQPYQGIVPLADAHGPLTSISAVLEHYMQASEQLDTRLWLAADDHVAAGMLLQKLPAYGGTAEVGETGAPLASHARAQDLDTWDRAVQLGTTLKAEELLAETPDTLLRRLFWEDLQDAGLRVFEPLTPHFQCSCSRPKVAGMLQSLGQAEIESIIAERGHVEIHCDFCGQRYEFDPVDCAQLFSATPVATGAGAGASQHH, from the coding sequence GTGACCGATACCACCACCCCCGACACCCTGCAGAAGTTCCTGTTCGACGCGGCCCCCGTGCGCGGCGAGCTGGTGCGCATGGAAGCCACCTGGCAAGAAGTGCTCGGCCGCCACAACTACCCCGCCCCGGTGCGCCGGCTGCTGGGCGAGATGATGGCTGCCGCAGCGCTGCTGTCGGCCAACCTGAAGTTCAACGGGGCGCTGGTGATGCAGCTGCACGGCGATGGCCCGGTGCGCATGCTGGTGGTGGAATGCCTGTCCGATCTGTCGATGCGCGCCACCGCCAAGCTGGCCGAAGATGCACAGCTGGCCGACGATGCCACGCTGGCGCAGATGGTCAACGCCCACGGCCACGGCCGCTTTGCCATCACGCTGGACCCGAAGGACAAGCTGCCCGGCCAGCAGCCGTACCAGGGCATCGTGCCGCTGGCCGACGCGCACGGCCCGCTGACCTCGATCAGCGCGGTGCTGGAGCACTACATGCAGGCCTCCGAGCAGCTCGACACGCGCCTGTGGCTGGCCGCCGACGACCACGTCGCCGCCGGCATGCTGCTGCAGAAGCTGCCGGCCTACGGCGGCACCGCAGAAGTCGGCGAGACCGGCGCGCCGCTGGCCAGCCATGCCCGGGCGCAGGACCTCGACACCTGGGACCGCGCGGTGCAGCTCGGCACCACGCTGAAGGCGGAAGAGCTGCTGGCCGAAACGCCCGACACGCTGCTGCGCCGCCTGTTCTGGGAAGACCTGCAGGACGCCGGCCTGCGCGTGTTTGAGCCGCTGACGCCGCATTTCCAATGCAGCTGCTCGCGCCCGAAGGTGGCCGGCATGCTGCAGTCGCTGGGCCAGGCGGAGATCGAAAGCATCATCGCCGAGCGCGGCCATGTCGAGATCCATTGCGACTTCTGCGGCCAGCGCTATGAGTTCGACCCGGTCGACTGCGCGCAGCTGTTCTCGGCCACACCGGTCGCCACCGGCGCTGGCGCGGGCGCCAGCCAGCACCACTGA
- the ftsB gene encoding cell division protein FtsB: MRLISLLLFVLLLAIQYPLWLGKGGWLRVWDLNRQLTEQGARNQTLKLRNAKLEGEVADLQDGTGAIEERARYELGMVREGEVFVQFVAPAPKVSATPPLPPPPNSVAGRGGH; this comes from the coding sequence ATGCGCCTGATTTCGCTGCTGTTGTTCGTGCTGCTGCTTGCCATCCAGTACCCACTCTGGCTAGGCAAGGGCGGCTGGCTGCGCGTGTGGGACCTGAACCGCCAGCTGACCGAGCAGGGCGCCCGCAACCAGACGCTCAAGCTGCGCAACGCCAAGCTCGAAGGGGAAGTGGCCGACCTGCAGGACGGCACCGGCGCCATCGAGGAACGCGCCCGCTACGAGCTGGGCATGGTGCGCGAAGGCGAGGTCTTCGTGCAGTTCGTCGCGCCCGCGCCCAAGGTCAGCGCCACGCCGCCGTTGCCGCCGCCGCCGAATTCGGTCGCCGGAAGAGGCGGCCACTAA
- the eno gene encoding phosphopyruvate hydratase produces the protein MSAIVDIIGREVLDSRGNPTVECDVLLESGVMGRAAVPSGASTGSREAIELRDGDKSRYLGKGVLKAVEHINTEISEAIMGLDASEQAFLDRTLIDLDGTENKGRLGANAMLAVSMAVAKAAAEEAGLPLYRYFGGSGAMQLPVPMMNIVNGGAHANNSLDIQEFMIMPVSQTSFREALRCGAEIFHALKKILADKGMSTAVGDEGGFAPNFSSNEECLNTIVQAIEKAGYRAGEDVLLALDCAASEFYHEAEGVYQLEGEGLKLSSTQFADYLANLCDKFPIVSIEDGMAEGDWDGWKTLTDKLGTRVQLVGDDLFVTNTKILKEGIEKGIGNSILIKINQIGTLTETFAAIEMAKRAGYTAVISHRSGETEDSTIADIAVGTNAGQIKTGSLSRSDRIAKYNQLLRIEEDLGDIASYPGKSAFYNLR, from the coding sequence ATGAGTGCAATCGTAGATATCATCGGTCGCGAGGTTCTCGACTCCCGCGGCAATCCCACCGTCGAGTGCGACGTGCTGCTGGAATCCGGCGTGATGGGCCGTGCGGCGGTGCCGTCGGGCGCGTCGACCGGTTCGCGCGAAGCCATCGAGCTGCGTGACGGCGACAAGAGCCGCTACCTGGGCAAGGGCGTGCTGAAGGCGGTCGAGCACATCAACACCGAGATCTCCGAAGCCATCATGGGCCTGGACGCCTCCGAGCAGGCCTTCCTGGACCGCACCCTGATCGACCTCGACGGCACCGAGAACAAGGGCCGCCTGGGCGCCAACGCCATGCTGGCGGTGTCGATGGCGGTGGCCAAGGCCGCCGCCGAGGAAGCCGGCCTGCCGCTGTACCGCTACTTCGGCGGTTCGGGCGCGATGCAGCTGCCGGTGCCGATGATGAACATCGTCAACGGCGGCGCGCACGCCAACAACAGCCTGGACATCCAGGAATTCATGATCATGCCGGTGTCGCAGACCAGCTTCCGCGAAGCGCTGCGCTGCGGCGCCGAGATCTTCCACGCGCTGAAGAAGATCCTGGCCGACAAGGGCATGTCCACCGCGGTGGGCGACGAAGGCGGCTTCGCCCCCAACTTCTCGTCCAATGAAGAGTGCCTGAACACCATCGTGCAGGCCATCGAGAAGGCCGGCTACCGCGCCGGCGAGGACGTGCTGCTGGCGCTGGACTGCGCCGCCAGCGAGTTCTACCACGAGGCCGAAGGCGTGTACCAGCTGGAAGGCGAAGGCCTGAAGCTGTCGTCGACCCAGTTTGCCGACTACCTGGCCAACCTGTGCGACAAGTTCCCGATCGTGTCGATCGAGGACGGCATGGCCGAAGGCGACTGGGACGGCTGGAAGACCCTGACCGACAAGCTCGGCACGCGCGTGCAGCTGGTGGGCGACGACCTGTTCGTCACCAACACCAAGATCCTGAAGGAAGGCATCGAGAAGGGCATCGGCAACTCGATCCTGATCAAGATCAACCAGATCGGCACGCTGACCGAGACCTTCGCCGCGATCGAGATGGCCAAGCGCGCCGGCTACACCGCCGTGATCTCGCACCGCTCGGGCGAAACCGAGGACAGCACCATCGCGGATATCGCGGTGGGCACCAACGCCGGCCAGATCAAGACCGGCTCGCTGTCGCGCTCGGACCGCATCGCCAAGTACAACCAGCTGCTGCGCATCGAGGAAGACCTGGGCGATATCGCCAGCTACCCGGGCAAGAGCGCGTTCTACAACCTGCGCTGA
- a CDS encoding DUF1330 domain-containing protein, with protein MAAGFIIAYVDVTDPQQYEEYKVLSSKAMQIHGAEVLVRGGKTEALEGEWAPTRVVVLKFPSYDAAKAFHDGEAYRAARKSREHAAKMNMIVVEGAA; from the coding sequence ATGGCCGCGGGCTTTATCATCGCCTACGTCGACGTGACCGACCCCCAGCAGTACGAGGAATACAAGGTGCTTTCGAGCAAGGCCATGCAGATTCATGGCGCCGAGGTGCTGGTGCGCGGCGGCAAGACCGAAGCGCTCGAGGGCGAATGGGCGCCGACGCGCGTGGTGGTGCTGAAATTCCCCAGCTATGACGCCGCCAAGGCCTTCCACGACGGCGAGGCCTACCGCGCCGCGCGCAAGTCGCGCGAGCACGCGGCGAAGATGAATATGATCGTGGTCGAAGGCGCCGCCTGA
- the kdsA gene encoding 3-deoxy-8-phosphooctulonate synthase: protein MKLCGFEAGLDQPFFLIAGPCVIESEQMALDTAGELKAITTELGIPFIYKSSFDKANRSSGKSFRGLGMEKGLEILAHVKREIGVPVLTDIHEIDEIQPVAAVVDVLQTPAFLCRQTDFIRACAQSGKPVNIKKGQFLAPHDMKNVIDKARDAAREAGLPDDVFMACERGVSFGYNNLVSDMRSLAIMRETGAPVVFDATHSVQLPGGQGTSSGGQREFVPVLSRAAVATGVAGLFMETHPDPSKAMSDGPNAVPLSRMKELLSVLKELDTLVKRAGFLEDNFGWPACA, encoded by the coding sequence ATGAAACTCTGTGGATTCGAGGCCGGCCTCGACCAGCCGTTCTTCCTGATCGCGGGTCCGTGCGTGATCGAGTCCGAGCAGATGGCGCTGGATACCGCGGGCGAGCTCAAGGCCATCACCACCGAACTGGGCATCCCGTTCATCTACAAGTCGTCGTTCGACAAGGCCAACCGCTCGTCGGGCAAGTCGTTCCGCGGCCTGGGCATGGAGAAGGGCCTGGAGATCCTGGCCCACGTCAAGCGCGAGATCGGCGTGCCGGTGCTGACCGACATCCATGAGATCGACGAGATCCAGCCCGTCGCCGCCGTGGTCGACGTGCTGCAGACGCCGGCGTTCCTGTGCCGCCAGACCGATTTCATCCGTGCCTGCGCACAGAGCGGCAAGCCGGTGAATATCAAGAAGGGCCAGTTCCTGGCGCCGCACGACATGAAGAACGTGATCGACAAGGCGCGCGACGCCGCGCGCGAAGCCGGTCTGCCCGACGATGTCTTCATGGCCTGCGAGCGCGGCGTATCGTTCGGCTACAACAATCTCGTGTCCGACATGCGCTCGCTGGCGATCATGCGCGAGACCGGCGCCCCGGTGGTGTTCGACGCCACCCACTCGGTGCAGCTGCCGGGCGGGCAGGGCACCAGCTCGGGCGGCCAGCGCGAGTTCGTGCCGGTGCTGTCGCGAGCCGCGGTCGCCACCGGCGTGGCAGGCTTGTTCATGGAAACGCATCCGGACCCGAGCAAGGCCATGTCCGACGGCCCCAACGCGGTGCCGCTGTCGCGCATGAAGGAACTGCTTTCCGTGCTCAAGGAACTGGACACGCTGGTCAAGCGCGCCGGCTTCCTGGAAGACAATTTCGGCTGGCCGGCCTGCGCCTGA